In Pseudemcibacter aquimaris, the sequence TCCTGATCAATGTGATGGCAATTGTAAGCTTGGTTATTGCACCACTGCTTTCATAATTATTACCTTTTAAAATGAAGAAGGCCTCCGATATTCGGGGGCCTTTTTTATATATGGCCAAGTAATATACTGATAAAGACAATGGCACCAAAATGATGATTTGAACGGAATAGGTTTAAGCATAAATCCCGGTCATCAATATCTAATTTTTTAAGCTGATATGCCAGATGCGCACCAGCCGCGGCCATGCCGATAAAGAAAAGCATGCTTAAGCCAGAAAAATAGCCGGCCACGAGAATAAGCGTGAAGCAAATCAGGTAAAAACCTGTTAGCCATTTATGGGTATTATCAGCAAGTCTTAATGCCGTTGATTTAACGCCAACCTGAATATCATCTTCTTTATCCTGATGGGCGTAAATGGTGTCATATCCGAGTGTCCAGAAAATACCTGCGACGTAAAGAATAACGGCGGGTAACTTAATTTCTCCACTAACTGCGGCCCAGCCCAGTAACGCACCCCAGTTAAATGTAAAGCCAAGGATCAATTGCGGCCAATATGTAATTCGTTTCATCAGTGGATAGATTACAATCAAAACAATTGATGCCGCCCCCACATAGATTGTGAACATATTTAACTGTAATAGAA encodes:
- the ubiA gene encoding 4-hydroxybenzoate octaprenyltransferase — translated: MTKLPKSEFSERIKNAPEDTIERNWVNKMSPDFALGYLQLMRADRPIGTWLLLWPCLWSILLASHYYSDASMLPNWQLMLLFTVGAFVMRGAGCVVNDLWDREADAMVERTKGRPLPSGRVSVFGALVFLGMLCLIGLLILLQLNMFTIYVGAASIVLIVIYPLMKRITYWPQLILGFTFNWGALLGWAAVSGEIKLPAVILYVAGIFWTLGYDTIYAHQDKEDDIQVGVKSTALRLADNTHKWLTGFYLICFTLILVAGYFSGLSMLFFIGMAAAGAHLAYQLKKLDIDDRDLCLNLFRSNHHFGAIVFISILLGHI